One Manihot esculenta cultivar AM560-2 chromosome 18, M.esculenta_v8, whole genome shotgun sequence genomic window carries:
- the LOC110605751 gene encoding 3-ketoacyl-CoA synthase 4 isoform X2 gives MNLDDLRHLWLHLQYNLVSIIICSAFLVFGLTVYIMTRPRHVYLVDYSCFLAPDHLKAPFDRFMEHSRLTGDFDESSLEFQRKILERSGLGEETYVPEAMHYIPPRPSMAAAREEAEQVMFGALDNLFANTNVNPKNIGILVVNCSLFNPTPSLSAMIVNKYKLRGNIRSFNLGGMGCSAGVIAVDLAKDLLQVHRNTYAVVVSTENITQNWYFGNKKSMLIPNCLFRVGGSAVLLSNKSGDKNRAKYKLVHVVRTHRGADDKAFRCVYQEQDDAGKTGVSLSKDLMAIAGEALKANITTLGPLVLPISEQLLFFATLVVKKLFNKKVKPYIPDFKLAFDHFCIHAGGRAVIDELEKNLQLLPVHVEASRMTLHRFGNTSSSSIWYELAYVEAKRRMRKGNRVWQIAFGSGFKCNSAVWEALRNVKPSHNGPWEDCIDKYPVKLVA, from the coding sequence ATGAATCTAGATGATCTCCGTCACCTCTGGCTCCATCTTCAGTATAATCTCGTTAGCATCATTATCTGCTCTGCTTTTCTCGTTTTCGGTTTAACCGTTTACATTATGACCCGACCCAGACATGTTTATTTGGTTGACTATTCTTGTTTTCTTGCCCCCGATCATCTCAAGGCTCCATTTGACCGCTTCATGGAGCACTCTAGACTCACTGGAGACTTTGACGAATCCTCGCTCGAGTTCCAGCGTAAGATTTTGGAGCGTTCTGGGCTGGGAGAGGAAACTTATGTTCCTGAAGCTATGCATTATATTCCTCCGAGGCCGTCCATGGCCGCCGCCAGGGAGGAGGCTGAGCAGGTCATGTTTGGTGCTTTGGATAATCTATTTGCTAACACTAATGTGAATCCTAAGAATATTGGCATTCTTGTTGTGAACTGTAGTTTGTTTAACCCAACACCATCGCTTTCTGCTATGATTGTGAACAAGTATAAACTTAGGGGCAATATTAGGAGTTTCAATCTGGGAGGGATGGGTTGTAGTGCTGGAGTTATTGCGGTGGATCTCGCTAAAGATTTGTTGCAAGTTCATAGGAATACTTACGCAGTCGTCGTTAGTACTGAGAATATTACCCAGAATTGGTATTTTGGAAATAAGAAGTCTATGTTAATACCCAATTGCTTGTTTCGAGTTGGGGGTTCCGCTGTTTTGCTTTCTAATAAATCTGGTGATAAAAATCGGGCCAAGTATAAGCTTGTTCATGTTGTAAGGACTCATCGTGGGGCAGATGATAAGGCTTTTAGGTGTGTGTATCAAGAACAGGACGATGCAGGGAAGACTGGTGTTTCATTGTCAAAAGATTTGATGGCAATAGCTGGTGAGGCTTTAAAAGCGAACATTACTACGTTGGGTCCTCTGGTGCTTCCAATTAGTGAGCAGCTTTTGTTCTTTGCAACTCTGGTAGTTAAGAAGTTGTTCAACAAGAAAGTGAAGCCTTATATTCCAGATTTCAAGCTGGCATTTGATCATTTTTGTATACATGCTGGTGGGAGGGCTGTGATTGATGAGCTAGAAAAGAATTTGCAGCTCCTGCCTGTACATGTGGAGGCATCTAGGATGACACTTCACCGCTTTGGGAATACTTCGTCAAGTTCGATTTGGTACGAGTTAGCATATGTTGAGGCCAAAAGAAGGATGCGCAAAGGCAACCGTGTCTGGCAGATTGCATTTGGAAGTGGCTTCAAATGTAACAGTGCAGTTTGGGAGGCACTCCGGAATGTGAAGCCATCTCATAATGGTCCTTGGGAAGACTGTATAGATAAGTATCCCGTGAAACTAGTTGCTTAA
- the LOC110606668 gene encoding alkylbase DNA glycosidase-like protein mag2, protein MGEQTQHQHQSQPQPQPHPQTQSQPLSQIQAQVQAQSQPQPHHDPLTSSITSTTTTELIAIPQQTVSPLAKIPPSRPRKVRKLSPDDAASTANDPNSLQIITTTRDGPKTTAKSAKIKTSQQRALAVVTPRIIARSLSCEGEVENAIRHLRNADPLLASLIDLHPPPTFDTFHTPFLALTRSILYQQLAFKAGTSIYTRFIALCGGEADVLPDTVLALTTQQLRQIGVSGRKASYLHDLARKYHNGILSDSAIVNMDDKSLFTMLTMVNGIGSWSVHMFMIFSLHRPDVLPINDLGVRKGVQLLYNLEELPRPSQMDQLCDKWRPYRSVASWYLWRFVEAKGSPSSAVAVATGASMTQQQQEEQQHQQQPQLLDPINSILNLGACAWGQ, encoded by the exons ATGGGCGAGCAAACCCAACATCAACACCAATCGCAACCTCAACCCCAACCCCATCCCCAGACCCAATCTCAACCTCTGTCCCAAATCCAAGCCCAGGTTCAAGCGCAGTCACAGCCTCAGCCTCACCATGACCCCCTCACTTCTTCTATCACCAGCACCACCACCACTGAATTAATCGCTATCCCTCAGCAAACCGTCTCTCCTCTGGCCAAAATTCCTCCTTCCCGGCCTCGCAAAGTCCGTAAGCTCTCTCCCGATGACGCCGCATCCACCGCCAATGACCCCAATTCCTTGCAAATTATCACCACAACCAGAGACGGTCCTAAAACCACAGCGAAATCCGCTAAAATCAAAACCAGCCAACAGCGAGCCCTGGCCGTCGTAACCCCGCGGATCATTGCGAGGTCATTGTCGTGCGAAGGCGAGGTGGAGAACGCGATTCGACATCTTCGCAACGCCGATCCACTTCTTGCCTCTTTAATTGATCTCCACCCTCCTCCTACTTTCGATACTTTCCACACTCCTTTCCTTGCATTGACTCGAAGCATTCTCTACCAGCAGCTCGCTTTTAAAGCCGGTACTTCAATCTACACCCGCTTTATCGCTCTCTGTGGCGGAGAGGCCGATGTCCTACCGGATACGGTGCTTGCTTTGACAACCCAGCAGCTGCGGCAAATTGGGGTTTCGGGGCGTAAAGCTAGTTATCTTCATGATCTTGCAAGGAAGTATCACAATGGGATCTTGTCGGATTCCGCAATTGTAAATATGGATGATAAGTCACTTTTCACTATGCTTACTATGGTTAATGGGATTGGCTCATGGTCGGTGCACATGTTTATGATTTTTTCGCTGCATAGACCGGACGTGCTGCCCATTAACGATCTTGGGGTGCGCAAAGGAGTGCAGTTGCTGTACAATTTGGAAGAGTTGCCCCGTCCGTCGCAGATGGATCAATTGTGCGACAAATGGAGGCCTTACAGGTCAGTGGCTTCTTGGTACCTTTGGAGATTTGTGGAGGCAAAGGGGTCGCCTTCAAGTGCTGTGGCAGTGGCAACTGGTGCTAGTATGACGCAGCAACAACAGGAGGAACAGCAACACCAGCAGCAACCTCAACTTCTCGACCCAATTAATAGCATTCTCAACCTCGG GGCCTGTGCTTGGGGACAATGA
- the LOC110605899 gene encoding sugar transporter ERD6-like 6 isoform X1, producing the protein MSFTEDAMGDLRKPFLHTGSWYRMGSGQSSMMDSSQVIRDSSISVVACVLIVALGPIQFGFTNGYSSPTQTAITDDLGLSVSEFSLFGSLSNVGAMVGAIASGQIAEYIGRKGSLMIAAIPNIIGWLVISFARDASFLYMGRLLEGFGVGIISYTVPIYIAEIAPQNLRGALGSVNQLSVTVGIMLAYLLGLFVQWRILAVLGILPCTVLIPGLFFIPESPRWLAKMGMTEDFEASLQVLRGFDMDISLEVNEIKRAVASTSKRTTIRFAELKRRRYWLPLMIGIGLLVLQQTSGINGVLFYSSTIFGTAGISNSNAATFGLGAIQVIATGVTTWLVDKAGRRLLLIVSSTGMTLSLLLVAASFFVQDFVSDESSLYKILGILSVVGVVGMVVTFSLGMGPIPWIIMSEILPINIKGLAGSVATLSNWLLSFVVTMTANLLLNWSSGGTFTIYMIICALTIAFVIIWVPETKGRTLEEIQSSFR; encoded by the exons ATGAGTTTCACTGAAGATGCCATGGGGGATTTACGGAAACCGTTTCTACACACAGGAAGTTGGTACCGAATGGGCTCAGGGCAATCCAGCATGATGGACTCTTCTCAGGTCATTCGAGATAGCTCCATCTCTGTTGTGGCTTGTGTCCTGATCGTCGCTTTGGGTCCTATACAGTTCGGATTCACC AACGGCTATTCGTCTCCAACTCAAACTGCAATCACCGACGATCTTGGACTTTCTGTCTCAGAG TTCTCTTTATTTGGTTCGCTATCCAATGTGGGTGCTATGGTTGGGGCCATAGCTAGCGGTCAGATTGCTGAGTATATAGGAAGAAAAGGG TCTTTAATGATCGCTGCTATTCCTAATATAATTGGGTGGCTTGTTATTTCTTTTGCTAGA GATGCTTCTTTTCTCTACATGGGAAGGTTGTTGGAAGGTTTTGGTGTAGGAATTATCTCATACACG GTGCCCATATATATAGCAGAAATAGCACCTCAGAACTTGAGAGGGGCTTTGGGTTCAGTGAATCAG CTCTCTGTCACAGTTGGAATCATGTTGGCTTATCTGCTTGGACTTTTTGTTCAATGGAGAATACTTGCTGTTTTGG GAATATTACCTTGTACAGTCTTGATACCTGGTCTGTTTTTTATTCCGGAATCTCCCCGGTGGCTG GCAAAAATGGGTATGACAGAAGATTTTGAAGCTTCTTTGCAAGTGCTTAGGGGGTTTGATATGGATATTTCACTTGAAGTGAATGAAATTAAG AGGGCTGTAGCTTCAACAAGCAAAAGAACTACAATCCGGTTTGCAGAACTCAAACGAAGAAGATATTGGCTTCCTCTAATG ATCGGGATTGGATTACTTGTCCTGCAACAAACTAGTGGCATTAATGGTGTTCTGTTCTATTCCAGCACCATTTTTGGAACTGCTG GCATTAGCAATAGTAATGCAGCTACATTTGGGCTTGGTGCCATTCAG GTCATTGCTACTGGCGTAACTACTTGGTTAGTTGATAAGGCAGGCCGCAGGCTTCTTCTTATT GTTTCCTCTACTGGGATGACTCTCAGCCTCCTATTGGTTGCAGCATCATTCTTTGTGCAG GACTTTGTATCAGATGAGTCtagtttatataaaattttgggGATCTTATCAGTAGTTGGAGTTGTG GGGATGGTAGTTACCTTCTCTTTGGGCATGGGACCCATTCCTTGGATTATAATGTCTGAG ATTCTTCCAATCAATATTAAGGGACTCGCTGGAAGCGTGGCAACTCTTTCCAATTGGTTACTGTCCTTTGTGGTTACGATGACTGCAAACTTGCTTTTGAATTGGAGCAGCGGAG GAACGTTTACCATTTACATGATAATATGTGCTCTCACTATTGCATTTGTGATTATATGGGTTCCTGAGACAAAAGGGAGAACTTTGGAAGAAATTCAAAGTTCCTTCAGATAA
- the LOC110605899 gene encoding sugar transporter ERD6-like 6 isoform X2 yields the protein MSFTEDAMGDLRKPFLHTGSWYRMGSGQSSMMDSSQVIRDSSISVVACVLIVALGPIQFGFTNGYSSPTQTAITDDLGLSVSEFSLFGSLSNVGAMVGAIASGQIAEYIGRKGSLMIAAIPNIIGWLVISFARDASFLYMGRLLEGFGVGIISYTVPIYIAEIAPQNLRGALGSVNQLSVTVGIMLAYLLGLFVQWRILAVLGILPCTVLIPGLFFIPESPRWLAKMGMTEDFEASLQVLRGFDMDISLEVNEIKRAVASTSKRTTIRFAELKRRRYWLPLMIGIGLLVLQQTSGINGVLFYSSTIFGTAGISNSNAATFGLGAIQVIATGVTTWLVDKAGRRLLLIVSSTGMTLSLLLVAASFFVQDFVSDESSLYKILGILSVVGVVGMVVTFSLGMGPIPWIIMSEILPINIKGLAGSVATLSNWLLSFVVTMTANLLLNWSSGGLAFSYSVYQCVCARS from the exons ATGAGTTTCACTGAAGATGCCATGGGGGATTTACGGAAACCGTTTCTACACACAGGAAGTTGGTACCGAATGGGCTCAGGGCAATCCAGCATGATGGACTCTTCTCAGGTCATTCGAGATAGCTCCATCTCTGTTGTGGCTTGTGTCCTGATCGTCGCTTTGGGTCCTATACAGTTCGGATTCACC AACGGCTATTCGTCTCCAACTCAAACTGCAATCACCGACGATCTTGGACTTTCTGTCTCAGAG TTCTCTTTATTTGGTTCGCTATCCAATGTGGGTGCTATGGTTGGGGCCATAGCTAGCGGTCAGATTGCTGAGTATATAGGAAGAAAAGGG TCTTTAATGATCGCTGCTATTCCTAATATAATTGGGTGGCTTGTTATTTCTTTTGCTAGA GATGCTTCTTTTCTCTACATGGGAAGGTTGTTGGAAGGTTTTGGTGTAGGAATTATCTCATACACG GTGCCCATATATATAGCAGAAATAGCACCTCAGAACTTGAGAGGGGCTTTGGGTTCAGTGAATCAG CTCTCTGTCACAGTTGGAATCATGTTGGCTTATCTGCTTGGACTTTTTGTTCAATGGAGAATACTTGCTGTTTTGG GAATATTACCTTGTACAGTCTTGATACCTGGTCTGTTTTTTATTCCGGAATCTCCCCGGTGGCTG GCAAAAATGGGTATGACAGAAGATTTTGAAGCTTCTTTGCAAGTGCTTAGGGGGTTTGATATGGATATTTCACTTGAAGTGAATGAAATTAAG AGGGCTGTAGCTTCAACAAGCAAAAGAACTACAATCCGGTTTGCAGAACTCAAACGAAGAAGATATTGGCTTCCTCTAATG ATCGGGATTGGATTACTTGTCCTGCAACAAACTAGTGGCATTAATGGTGTTCTGTTCTATTCCAGCACCATTTTTGGAACTGCTG GCATTAGCAATAGTAATGCAGCTACATTTGGGCTTGGTGCCATTCAG GTCATTGCTACTGGCGTAACTACTTGGTTAGTTGATAAGGCAGGCCGCAGGCTTCTTCTTATT GTTTCCTCTACTGGGATGACTCTCAGCCTCCTATTGGTTGCAGCATCATTCTTTGTGCAG GACTTTGTATCAGATGAGTCtagtttatataaaattttgggGATCTTATCAGTAGTTGGAGTTGTG GGGATGGTAGTTACCTTCTCTTTGGGCATGGGACCCATTCCTTGGATTATAATGTCTGAG ATTCTTCCAATCAATATTAAGGGACTCGCTGGAAGCGTGGCAACTCTTTCCAATTGGTTACTGTCCTTTGTGGTTACGATGACTGCAAACTTGCTTTTGAATTGGAGCAGCGGAGGTTTGGCCTTCTCCTACTCTGTGTATCAGTGTGTGTGTGCGCGCTCGT GA
- the LOC110605929 gene encoding zinc-finger homeodomain protein 5, with protein MELRAPEMNDIRTSVPSSFSHQSSAVEKRRDGNHNGNSSLAYNQTLDQNRQSSLSQARSPNPDRLSTISKGSNSKTSNVRYRECLRNHAASVGGNVFDGCGEFMPGGEEGTIEALKCAACDCHRNFHRKEVDGETQFSPSSRRSPFVLQLPPPLPSPTVLHHQRYSMGLHTSPTTANMVQPMSVAFGGGGGGGTESSSEDLNPFHSNAEGMPPPPPYVLSKKRFRTKFTQEQKDKMMEFAEKIGWRISKPEEEEVVKFCAEVGVRRQVFKVWMHNNKNMKKQQQEQQEEEEPL; from the coding sequence atggaaTTAAGAGCTCCAGAAATGAATGATATAAGAACGTCAGTGCCTTCAAGTTTTAGTCACCAATCATCAGCAGTGGAAAAAAGAAGAGATGGGAATCACAATGGCAATTCATCTCTTGCTTACAACCAAACCCTAGATCAAAACAGACAATCATCACTTTCCCAAGCAAGATCTCCCAACCCAGATCGACTTTCAACCATTTCAAAAGGATCCAACTccaagacatccaatgtcaggTATCGAGAATGTCTTAGGAACCACGCGGCCAGCGTCGGCGGCAATGTTTTTGACGGCTGTGGTGAGTTCATGCCTGGGGGAGAAGAAGGCACAATCGAAGCTTTAAAATGTGCGGCTTGTGACTGCCACCGTAACTTCCACCGCAAAGAGGTGGATGGGGAGACTCAATTTAGTCCGAGTTCGAGAAGAAGTCCGTTCGTCCTTCAATTGCCACCACCATTACCCTCTCCAACAGTACTTCATCATCAAAGATATTCCATGGGATTGCACACTAGCCCTACCACTGCAAACATGGTTCAACCCATGAGTGTGGCTTTTGGTGGTGGCGGAGGTGGAGGAACTGAGTCCTCTAGTGAAGACCTCAATCCCTTCCATTCTAATGCTGAGGGAatgccaccaccaccaccatatGTTTTATCCAAGAAAAGGTTTAGGACCAAATTCACTCAAGAACAGAAGGATAAAATGATGGAGTTTGCAGAGAAGATCGGGTGGAGGATCAGTAAGCCGGAAGAGGAGGAGGTGGTGAAGTTCTGTGCAGAAGTTGGGGTGAGAAGGCAAGTGTTCAAAGTGTGGATGCATAATAACAAGAATATGAAGAAGCAGCAACAGGAGCAGCAAGAGGAGGAAGAGCCACTGTGA
- the LOC110605751 gene encoding 3-ketoacyl-CoA synthase 4 isoform X1, translated as MDSGGEIRIHQTRRLPDFLQSVNLKYVKLGYHYLISNLLTLCFIPLIIVTSIEASQMNLDDLRHLWLHLQYNLVSIIICSAFLVFGLTVYIMTRPRHVYLVDYSCFLAPDHLKAPFDRFMEHSRLTGDFDESSLEFQRKILERSGLGEETYVPEAMHYIPPRPSMAAAREEAEQVMFGALDNLFANTNVNPKNIGILVVNCSLFNPTPSLSAMIVNKYKLRGNIRSFNLGGMGCSAGVIAVDLAKDLLQVHRNTYAVVVSTENITQNWYFGNKKSMLIPNCLFRVGGSAVLLSNKSGDKNRAKYKLVHVVRTHRGADDKAFRCVYQEQDDAGKTGVSLSKDLMAIAGEALKANITTLGPLVLPISEQLLFFATLVVKKLFNKKVKPYIPDFKLAFDHFCIHAGGRAVIDELEKNLQLLPVHVEASRMTLHRFGNTSSSSIWYELAYVEAKRRMRKGNRVWQIAFGSGFKCNSAVWEALRNVKPSHNGPWEDCIDKYPVKLVA; from the coding sequence ATGGACTCCGGTGGCGAGATTCGGATCCATCAAACCCGACGGCTTCCAGATTTTTTGCAGAGCGTGAATCTCAAGTATGTCAAACTAGGCTACCACTATCTAATCTCTAATTTATTGACCTTGTGTTTCATTCCCTTGATTATAGTTACCTCAATCGAAGCCTCCCAAATGAATCTAGATGATCTCCGTCACCTCTGGCTCCATCTTCAGTATAATCTCGTTAGCATCATTATCTGCTCTGCTTTTCTCGTTTTCGGTTTAACCGTTTACATTATGACCCGACCCAGACATGTTTATTTGGTTGACTATTCTTGTTTTCTTGCCCCCGATCATCTCAAGGCTCCATTTGACCGCTTCATGGAGCACTCTAGACTCACTGGAGACTTTGACGAATCCTCGCTCGAGTTCCAGCGTAAGATTTTGGAGCGTTCTGGGCTGGGAGAGGAAACTTATGTTCCTGAAGCTATGCATTATATTCCTCCGAGGCCGTCCATGGCCGCCGCCAGGGAGGAGGCTGAGCAGGTCATGTTTGGTGCTTTGGATAATCTATTTGCTAACACTAATGTGAATCCTAAGAATATTGGCATTCTTGTTGTGAACTGTAGTTTGTTTAACCCAACACCATCGCTTTCTGCTATGATTGTGAACAAGTATAAACTTAGGGGCAATATTAGGAGTTTCAATCTGGGAGGGATGGGTTGTAGTGCTGGAGTTATTGCGGTGGATCTCGCTAAAGATTTGTTGCAAGTTCATAGGAATACTTACGCAGTCGTCGTTAGTACTGAGAATATTACCCAGAATTGGTATTTTGGAAATAAGAAGTCTATGTTAATACCCAATTGCTTGTTTCGAGTTGGGGGTTCCGCTGTTTTGCTTTCTAATAAATCTGGTGATAAAAATCGGGCCAAGTATAAGCTTGTTCATGTTGTAAGGACTCATCGTGGGGCAGATGATAAGGCTTTTAGGTGTGTGTATCAAGAACAGGACGATGCAGGGAAGACTGGTGTTTCATTGTCAAAAGATTTGATGGCAATAGCTGGTGAGGCTTTAAAAGCGAACATTACTACGTTGGGTCCTCTGGTGCTTCCAATTAGTGAGCAGCTTTTGTTCTTTGCAACTCTGGTAGTTAAGAAGTTGTTCAACAAGAAAGTGAAGCCTTATATTCCAGATTTCAAGCTGGCATTTGATCATTTTTGTATACATGCTGGTGGGAGGGCTGTGATTGATGAGCTAGAAAAGAATTTGCAGCTCCTGCCTGTACATGTGGAGGCATCTAGGATGACACTTCACCGCTTTGGGAATACTTCGTCAAGTTCGATTTGGTACGAGTTAGCATATGTTGAGGCCAAAAGAAGGATGCGCAAAGGCAACCGTGTCTGGCAGATTGCATTTGGAAGTGGCTTCAAATGTAACAGTGCAGTTTGGGAGGCACTCCGGAATGTGAAGCCATCTCATAATGGTCCTTGGGAAGACTGTATAGATAAGTATCCCGTGAAACTAGTTGCTTAA
- the LOC110605899 gene encoding sugar transporter ERD6-like 6 isoform X3, with protein MVGAIASGQIAEYIGRKGSLMIAAIPNIIGWLVISFARDASFLYMGRLLEGFGVGIISYTVPIYIAEIAPQNLRGALGSVNQLSVTVGIMLAYLLGLFVQWRILAVLGILPCTVLIPGLFFIPESPRWLAKMGMTEDFEASLQVLRGFDMDISLEVNEIKRAVASTSKRTTIRFAELKRRRYWLPLMIGIGLLVLQQTSGINGVLFYSSTIFGTAGISNSNAATFGLGAIQVIATGVTTWLVDKAGRRLLLIVSSTGMTLSLLLVAASFFVQDFVSDESSLYKILGILSVVGVVGMVVTFSLGMGPIPWIIMSEILPINIKGLAGSVATLSNWLLSFVVTMTANLLLNWSSGGTFTIYMIICALTIAFVIIWVPETKGRTLEEIQSSFR; from the exons ATGGTTGGGGCCATAGCTAGCGGTCAGATTGCTGAGTATATAGGAAGAAAAGGG TCTTTAATGATCGCTGCTATTCCTAATATAATTGGGTGGCTTGTTATTTCTTTTGCTAGA GATGCTTCTTTTCTCTACATGGGAAGGTTGTTGGAAGGTTTTGGTGTAGGAATTATCTCATACACG GTGCCCATATATATAGCAGAAATAGCACCTCAGAACTTGAGAGGGGCTTTGGGTTCAGTGAATCAG CTCTCTGTCACAGTTGGAATCATGTTGGCTTATCTGCTTGGACTTTTTGTTCAATGGAGAATACTTGCTGTTTTGG GAATATTACCTTGTACAGTCTTGATACCTGGTCTGTTTTTTATTCCGGAATCTCCCCGGTGGCTG GCAAAAATGGGTATGACAGAAGATTTTGAAGCTTCTTTGCAAGTGCTTAGGGGGTTTGATATGGATATTTCACTTGAAGTGAATGAAATTAAG AGGGCTGTAGCTTCAACAAGCAAAAGAACTACAATCCGGTTTGCAGAACTCAAACGAAGAAGATATTGGCTTCCTCTAATG ATCGGGATTGGATTACTTGTCCTGCAACAAACTAGTGGCATTAATGGTGTTCTGTTCTATTCCAGCACCATTTTTGGAACTGCTG GCATTAGCAATAGTAATGCAGCTACATTTGGGCTTGGTGCCATTCAG GTCATTGCTACTGGCGTAACTACTTGGTTAGTTGATAAGGCAGGCCGCAGGCTTCTTCTTATT GTTTCCTCTACTGGGATGACTCTCAGCCTCCTATTGGTTGCAGCATCATTCTTTGTGCAG GACTTTGTATCAGATGAGTCtagtttatataaaattttgggGATCTTATCAGTAGTTGGAGTTGTG GGGATGGTAGTTACCTTCTCTTTGGGCATGGGACCCATTCCTTGGATTATAATGTCTGAG ATTCTTCCAATCAATATTAAGGGACTCGCTGGAAGCGTGGCAACTCTTTCCAATTGGTTACTGTCCTTTGTGGTTACGATGACTGCAAACTTGCTTTTGAATTGGAGCAGCGGAG GAACGTTTACCATTTACATGATAATATGTGCTCTCACTATTGCATTTGTGATTATATGGGTTCCTGAGACAAAAGGGAGAACTTTGGAAGAAATTCAAAGTTCCTTCAGATAA